Proteins encoded together in one Lathyrus oleraceus cultivar Zhongwan6 chromosome 5, CAAS_Psat_ZW6_1.0, whole genome shotgun sequence window:
- the LOC127078484 gene encoding uncharacterized protein LOC127078484, whose product MNYNRCPRHCITQYRNLLDHLRPADFIWRPYLNMDHEHQINPEDAAVWTTCTPIIRFTTVELHNTDRVKLQFGMVQNIPDPPASLGEWHMRKVNDQWNYNPWQTFARSECRKWKHRHDHVLTDAVMPNEVKPSRTYMAWYRSVGFQFIADDMYLYDPRQTSYTQEGSTSNPQQHSQPGYSQPPIRKTFRSTNTQTYNQNMPFTQPQNQEHPPYHHQQMDHQPSTEHRFAPTPSPYQSRLTQNTNRPITYRSQEPQTSQYHNIPQPYLFQTPQQPFQPFLDPSLSPMSPFNRLGRPSMSQPHPNFSGMGHELSYAGTPSLNTEDYAELAEYLNGSSPIGGNDAPGPSDEQTPVSTSPLISL is encoded by the exons atgaattacaacagatgtccgagacactgtattactcaatatcgcaacctgttggatcaccttcgaccggcagac ttcatttggcgtccataccttaatatggatcatgagcatcagatcaaccctgaagacgcagccgtatggacaacatgcacaccgataatacggttcacaacagtggagctgcacaacaccgatcgtgtgaagctgcagtttggtatggtccagaatatcccagatcccccagctagcctaggagaatggcatatgcgtaaagtgaacgaccaatggaactacaacccttggcaaaccttcgcaagatcagagtgtcgcaagtggaagcaccgtcatgaccatgtcttaactgacgcagtcatgccaaatgaggtaaaaccaagtcgtacttatatggcttggtatagatcagttggatttcaattcatcgccgatgatatgtacctctacgacccacgccagacaagttacacacaagaaggatcaacatctaacccccaacaacattctcagcccggttactcacaaccacctatccgaaaaactttccgttccacaaacacacaaacatacaaccaaaacatgccattcacccaaccccaaaaccaagaacatcccccataccaccaccaacaaatggaccatcaaccttcgaccgaacatcgcttcgcacccacaccatcaccctaccaaagtcgccttacccaaaacactaaccgccccatcacctaccgtagccaagaaccccaaacatcacaataccataacatcccacaaccatatctcttccaaacaccccaacaacctttccaacctttcctagacccatcattgtcacccatgtctcccttcaaccgtctcggtcgcccatccatgagtcaaccgcaccccaacttctctggcatgggtcatgagctcagctacgccggtacaccatcattgaatactgaagactatgctgagttggctgaatacctcaacggatcttctcctataggaggtaatgacgctcctggaccatcagatgaacaaacaccg GTTAGTACATCTCCATTAATCtctttataa
- the LOC127088331 gene encoding uncharacterized protein LOC127088331 — protein sequence MLTAKNQRNSRHLLHALCVQYWRKTIQPAYADPDRDGSIGRAGFHHRRRRFGMVTFASPRPSSLPDLNGIQHRNTCNGNLTDDEGCRAQSELQNLETRRGG from the exons ATGCTAACAGCAAAAAACCAACGGAACTCACGGCATCTCCTTCACGCCCTATGTGTTCAGTATTGGAGGAAAACGATTCAGCCTGCATACGCCGATCCCGACCGCGACGGAAGCATCGGCCGCGCCGGGTTTCATCACCGGCGGCGGCGATTCGGGATGGTGACGTTCGCGTCACCTCGACCGTCGTCCCTTCCTGATCTAAATGGAATTCAACACCGGAACACCTGCAACGGAAATCTTACCGACGATGAAGGATGTAGAGCTCAG AGTGAATTGCAGAATCTGGAAACGAGGAGAGGAGGATGA